In Nocardioides jishulii, the DNA window CCGCCCAGTCGAGGAGCGGCAGGTCGTTGGGCATGTCGCCGAAGGCGACGACCTCGCTCCGGGTGACGCCGAGGTCGCCGCAGAGCTCCGCGAGCGTGGTGGCCTTGGTGACGCCCGCGCCGGAGATCTCCACGAGCGTGCCCACCGACGACCACGTGGTGGTGACCTCGTGGCCGACCGCTTCCTCGGCCAGGCGCCAGAACTCCTCCGGCTCCTGGGCCTCGTGGCGGGCGAGCAGCTTGACCACCTCGCCGTCGACCAGCTCCTCCAGCGGGGCGACGGGCACTCCGGGATCGGTGCCGATCTTGAGACGCGGCATGAAGTCGGGCTCGCGGGAGAAGCCAGTCGTCTTCTCGAGGGCGAACGTCGTCCCGGGCACCGCCGAGCGCAGCAGGCGAGCCACCCGCACCAGGACGTCGGGAGCGATGGTGCGCGCACGGCGTACGGAGTGGGAGGCGACGTCGTAGACGATGCCGCCGTTGCTGAGGATCGCCAGCCCGTGACCGCCGACCTCCTCCCACAGGTGCTCCATCCAGCGGATCGGTCGGCCGGTCACGAAGACCACGGGCACGTTGCGCTCCTCGAGCGCCAGCAGCACCTCGCGGGTGTAGGCGCTCACCGCGCCGTCCGGACCCAGCAGGGTGCCGTCGAGGTCGGTCGCGACCAGTCGCGGCGGCGCAGGGGGCGGGAAGGCTCCGTCCTCGTCCGCCTTCGGCGCGTCGCTGGTGGTCACCGGATCAGTCCCGGCCGAACCAGCGGTTGAGCTCGACGGCCACGCCGTCGTCGTTGACCGTGGCCGTCACGGCGTCGGCGGCTGCGCGGACCTCCTCGATCGCCTGACCCATCGCGACACCCCGGCCGGCCCAGGCCAGCATCTCGAGGTCGTTGCGACCGTCACCGATGGCGAGGACGTCGACCGGGTCGACACCCAGGGCGTCGCAGACGTGCTGCAGGCCCGAGGCCTTGGAGACCCCGGCCGGGGCGAAGTCCATCCAGGCGCTCCAGCCGACGACGTAGTCGGTGCCGTGCAGGCCCAGCTTGGCGGCGGTGTCGAGGAAGTCCTCGGCGGTCGACTCCGGGTCGCGCACCACGACGCGGTTGACCGGCTTGCCGACGATCTCCTCGACGGGCGTGATCACCTGCTCGCCGTTGAGCTCGCCCGGCGGGAAGGGCCGGTTGACCAGGTAGCCACCCAGCGAACGCTCCTCGGCCGCCACCAGGGCGTCGGGGTGGTGCTCCAGGATGGCGCGCACGGCGGGGGCCGCGTCGAAGACCTCCTCGTGCACGACCTCCTGCGGCGGGTAGCGGAAGATCACCGAGCCGTTGGAGGCGACGACCCAGAGTCGGTCGTCGACGTCGGGCGTCGGATCCTCCGGGGAGCCCTCCAGCGGGAGGTTGAGCAGGTCGGCGATCGTGGTCATGCCGTGCGGCGAGCGACCGCTGGCGAGCACGATGTGGGCGCCGGCGTCACGGGCGCGGTGGACCGCGTCGTACACGGGCTGGCGGATGGTCTCGTAGGGGACGTCCTGGCCGTCGACCCACGCCAGCAGCGTGCCGTCGATGTCGAGCGCGACCAGGGCAGGGCGCCACCCCGGGGCAGGTTCGGCGCCCGAGCGGGACACTTCCTGCTGGATCTGCGTCTCAGCCAACGGGGTTCACCGGTTCCAGGACCTCGCGTCCCAGCCACTTCTGCAGCGCCTTGGGCACGCGCACCGAACCGTCGGCCTGCTGGTGCGTCTCGAGCACCGCCACGATGGCACGCGTGATGGCCGTCAGGGTGCCGTTGAGCGTCGCGACCGGGACCGTCGATCCCTCGTCGGTCCGCGTACGGATGTCGAGGCGGCGCGCCTGGAAGTCGGTGCAGTTGGAGGTCGAGGTGAGCTCGCGGTACTTGCCCTGCGTGGGGATCCACGCCTCGAGGTCGAACTTGCGGGTCGCGCTCAGGCCGAGGTCGCCCGCAGCGATGTCGACGACCTGGTAGGCCAGCTCGAGCTTGTCCATGAACGCGCGCTCCCAGGCCAGCAGGCGCTGGTGCTCCGCCTCGGCCTCCTCGAGCGTCGTGTAGACGAACATCTCGACCTTGTCGAACCAGTGCACCCGGATGATGCCCTTGGTGTCCTTGCCGTGCGAGCCGGCCTCCTTGCGGAAGCAGGGGCTGAACGCGGCGTAGCGGCGGGGCAGGCTCGTGGCGTCGAGGATCTCGTCGGAGTGGTAGGCGGCCATCGCGACCTCGGAGGTGCCGACCAGGTAGAGGTCCTCGCCCTCGATCCGGTAGACGTCGTCGGCCGCCTGGCCCAGGAAGCCGGTGCCCTCCATGGCACGGGGCTTGACCAGGGACGGCGCGATCACCTGGGTGAAGCCGGCCTCACGGGCCTGCTCCATCGCCATGTTGACGAGGGCGAACTCGAGCTCGGCGCCCACGCCGGTGAGGAAGTAGAAGCGCGAGCCGGAGACCTTGGCACCGCGATCGAGGTCGATCGCCCCGAGGATCTTGCCCAGCTCGATGTGGTCGCGCGGCTCGAAGCCCTCGGCCGCGAAGTCGCGCGGGGTGCCCACGGTCTCGATGACGACCGAGTCGTCCTCGCCCCCCTCGGGGGTGTCGTCGTGGGTGAGGTTCGGCATCTCGCGGATGGCCGTCTGCCAGGCCTCCTCGGCCGCGTTCTGGGCGGCCTCGGCCGCCTTCACGTCGGCGGCGAGCGTCTTGGTGCGGGCCAGCAGCTCGGCCTTCTCCTCACCGGTCGCCTTCGGGATCAGCTTGCCGAGCTGCTTCTGCTCTCCCCGCTTGGCCTCGAAGGCGGCGATCGCCTCGCGGCGCGCGGTGTCGGCGGCCAGTGCCCTGTCGACGACCTCGTCGGAGTGTCCACGCTTCGCCAGGCTGGCTCGTACACGGTCGGGGCTCTCGCGCAACAGACGGGGATCGATCATGCTGCAAGGCTAGCCTTTGGGCATACTCGCTCGTGTGCTGGATCGAACCCGACCGAAGCTCCTGACCGCTGCCGGTGCGTGCGCGCTGCTCTTCGTCGCGCTCGCCTTCGCGGTGACCTGGGAGCGTACGCCGCTCGCCGGTCTCGACGACCTCGGTCAGGAGGCCGCGGCCTGGACGGCGCGCCACGACCTGCTGACCCAGGTGCTCCTGGTGGTGGAGGACGTCTTCAACACCATCGGGATGACGATCCTGACGCTCCTGCTCGCCGGCGCGCTGCTGTGGAAGAAGCACCCCCGTGCCGCGTTGATCACGGTCGTCGTGATGGCCGTGACCTCGCTGCTGACCACCGGACTGAAACTCCTTCTGAGCCGCGACCGCCCCGACTGGCAGGAGGCGCTCGGGCTGCACGACACGCTGAGCTTCCCCTCGGGCCACGCCTCGTCGATCACCGCCTACACCGCTCTCCTGGCCGTGCTCGCGGTGATCTTCGTGCGCAAGCAGACGATGCGGCGCATCGCGGTGACCGGACTCGGACTGGTCTGGCTCCTGGTCATCCTCGACCGGGTGCTGCTGGGGCGCCACTACCCCACCGACGTCATCGCCGGCGCGCTGCTGGCGCTGACCGTGCTCTTCGTGGCGCTCGTCTGGTTCGACCCGCGACCGCGGAGCATCGCGCAGAAGATCGAGCCGTTGCCGGAGGTCTACTCCTCCCGCAAGCGGCTCGCCGTCGTGCTCAACCCGATCAAGGTCGAAGACGTGGGCGCCTTCCGCGACCTGGTGACCAACCTGGCGCGGGACGCCGGCTGGCACGAGCCGAGCTGGCACTACACGACGGTCGAGGACTCCGGCACCGGGATGGCGGCCGCGGCCGCCGCGGACGGCGTCGACCTGGTCCTGGTCTGCGGCGGCGACGGCACCGTGCGCGAGGTGTGCGCCGAGCTCGCCGGGAGCGGGATCCCGGTCGGGATCATCCCCGCCGGGACCGGCAACCTGCTGGCGCGCAACCTCGACATCCCCCTCTACATCCGCTCCGCGATCGACGTCGGGCTCAACGGCCAGGACCGTGCCATCGACATGGTGGAGGTGACCGGCGACGGCATCGACACCAGTCACTTCATGGTGATGGCCGGCATGGGCTTCGACGCCGCGATCATGGAGGGCGTCAACGACGACATCAAGAAGCGCATCGGCTGGATGGCCTACATCCTGTCGGGCCTGAAGTCGCTGATGTTCCCGGCCGTGAAGGTCGAGATCTCGATGGACGGCGAGCCGCCCACCACGCACTGGGTCCGCACCGTCGTGGTCGGCAACGTGGGCTACCTCCAGGCCGGCATGCCCCTCCTGCCCGACGCGACCATCGACGACGGCCAGATCGACGTCGTGCTCCTGCACCCCAAGCGCTTCCTCTCCTGGGTGCCGCTGGCCGCCCGGGTCATGGTCCGGAGCAAGCGCACCGACTCCACGATCGACCGACTCACCGGGGCCTCGGTCTCGATCCGCGCCGCCATCGCGACGCCACGCCAGCTCGACGGCGACTCGATCGGCGAGGGCAAGGAACTCACGATGACCTGCGTGCCGGGTCGGTTGCTCGTGCGCGTTCCGCGCTGATCGGTAGAGCCGCGTTCCGCGCTGATCAGCAGAGCTGGGTCAGCCGCGCGCGTGCGCGACGGCCTCCTGCTCCTCCGGAGAGAGCTGGGCCTCGCTCGACCAGCTGCTGATCGTCTTGGCGTACGTCCGCGCCTCGCTCCGGCCGTGGATCGAGCTGAGCACCACGCCGTCGCCGGCGTCGTCGAGCAGCGCGACCGACCACGACAGGTGCCCGCCGACGTCGCCGAAGGCGTCGTACCGCACCACGGAGAGGTGTCGCAGCGCGCCCTGCGAGGCAGCCTGCAGCGCCGCCACCTCCCGGCGCAGGCCGACGACGTCCTCGGGCAACGGGGACGCGCCGGCGACGGCGGGGCGGGAGCCGGCCGTACGCCGCAGGGCGACGACCGAGAAGACCACGGCGACGACGGAGAGGAGCAGGGCGGGGACCGCGAGGTAGGACACGGCGGCAGCCTAGTCGCGGCTGGCCTGTGAACGGCCTCGACGCGACACCAACGGGCGGCGTGGGACAGTGGTCCGCGTGAGTGCCACCGAGAAGACCCGCCGCATCGCCTACCAGGGTGAGCCGGGCGCCAACTCCCACATCGTCTGCGCCCAGCACTACCCCGACCACGAGGCCGTCCCGTGCGCCTCGTTCGAGGACGTGTTCGCGGCCGTCGAGGGCGGCGACGCGGACCTGGCGATGATCCCGATCGACAACTCGCTGGCCGGTCGGGTAGCCGACATCCACCACTTCCTGCCCGCCTCGTCGCTGCACATCGTGGGCGAGCACTTCCTGCGCATTACCTTCAACCTGATGGCGCTGCCGGGTGCCGACGAGTCGACGATCCGCACCGTGCACAGCCACGTCCACGCGCTGGGCCAGTGCCGCAACGTCATCCGCGAGCTCGGCGCCAGGCCGGTCACCGCCGGTGACACCGCCGGAGCGGCCCGCGAGGTCTCCGAGTCCGGCGACATCACCCAGGCCGCTCTCGCGCCGCCGCTGGCCGCCGAGATCTACGGGCTCGAGGTGCTGCGTACGGAGGTCGAGGACGAGGACCACAACACCACCCGCTTCGTGGTGCTCTCGCCCGACTACGTCAAGGCGCCCGCGGGGCAGGGGCCGGTCGTCACGAGCTTCATCTTCAACGTACGCAACCTGCCGGCCGCGCTCTACAAGGCGCTCGGCGGCTTCGCGACCAACGGCGTCAACATGACGAAGCTGGAGAGCTACATGGTGGGCGGCGAGTTCGCCGCGACCCAGTTCCTCGCCGAGGTCGACGGCCACCCGGACGAGCCGGCCCTGGCGCGAGCCTTGGAGGAGCTGGCCTTCTTCACCACCGACATCAAGGTGCTGGGGGTCTACCCGGCTGCCCCGGAGCGCGCCCAGCGCACCTGAGCGCGGTTCACACGTCACCAGGGCACGACGGCCGCGAACGCGCCGACACCGCAAACGCAACGACGCCGGGAACGAGATCACTCTCGCTCCCGGCGTCGTCGTCTGCGCGACTCAGGGGGTCACTTGCAGCGACCGACTCCGATGTCGTCGATGAACCAGCCGAGGGCGTAGATGTTGACCGACGCCTCGGTGGCGATGCGGAACCGGACGAAGACCTTCTTGCCGCGGGCCTTCTTCGGGAACTTCACCACCGTGGTGCGGTAGCCACCGCTCTCACCGGCGAACGCGCGCTTGCCCGCGAACTTGGAGTTCAACGACTTCTTCGCAGACACCTTGTGCACCTTGTTGGGGTACTTGCCCTTGAAGACGTCGAACCACTTCTTGCCGTTGAGCGAGTACTCCACCCGACCGCCGTCGTAGTTCTTGCCGTTGTCGGTGTCGAAGAGGTAGGCGTGCTTGAAGCGCAGGAAGGAGCTCTTGTGCTTGGGCACCTTCACCTTCTTCTTCGTCCTGACCGAGTAGTCCTTCGACTTGCCCTTCTTGGAGTCAGGGAACCAGTTGCCCGGGCGGTCGAAGCCCCAGAGGTTCTTCTTGCCGGTGCTGGCGTAGGTCGCGTCGAAGCCCAGGTTGTTCGGGTTGCCGGGGGCGAACCACGGACGCTGCGCCTTCCACTTCTTGCCACCCTTCTCCAGACCGTCGGAGAAGCTCCACTTGACCTTCTTGCAGGTCTTCATGTCCTTGGCGTTGGAACGCGCGATGTCCATCTGCGTGGCCTTGACGGCCTTGTCGACCTGGGTGCAGTTGCTGTACGAGATGCCCTTCGTGCCGACCAGGTTCTTGCAGGCCTGGCGCAGCGCACGGGCCAGGTCCTGGTAGTCGCTGGCGGAGGTGAGGATGCCCGTGTTGGCCTCGTACCAGATCGCGGCAGTCTTGGTGACGCCCAGGCCGGAGACCGTCTGGCCGTTGAAGGAGCCACCGTCGGTCATCAGCGAGGCGGCCTTGTTGCCGACGCCGCTGTTGTAGTGGACACCGCCGTTGTCGCCCCTGCCGCGGTAGTAGAGCGGGTCGTTCATCCGCGCCGGCTGGTTGAACTGATTCGGGTTGGCCATGTTGCGGATCGCCCCGATCGGCAACGACTCGCCGAGCTTCCACCGGTCGGCGGCCGCGTCGTTGGGCGAGCTGGTCGCGAGGTCGACGAACTCACCGAAGATGTCGGAGATCGACTCGTTGATCGCACCGGACTGGTACGAGTAGAAGAGGCGCGAGGAGCGCTCGGTGACACCGTGGGCGAGCTCGTGGCCGACCACGTCGTCGGCGGAGGCGTAGCCCGCGCCGTAGGTCATCTGCGAGCCGTTCCAGAACGCGTTGGCGTAGGGGCAGCCGCTGTCGGGGTCGCAGTAGCGCACGGTCGAGACGAGGGGCATGCCCTTGCCGTCGATCGAGTCACGGTTGAACTGGGCCTTGAACCAGTCGTAGGTCGCACCCGAGTAGGTGTAGGCCTGACGGACCTCGGCGTTCATCGCGTTGACGTTGCCGCCCTCGGTGAGGACCGAGTTGGAGCACGGCACACCGTTGGGGGTGTTGCCCGCGTCGCAGACGCGGCGGTTCTTGGCCGCGTGGATCTCGTCGAACGCATCGACGATCGCGCCCAGCTGGGCGTCCACGAAGACCTGGCGACGGACGTGGTCGGAGTAGGAGACCTCGACCGCGTGGACGGTGCGAGCACCCGGCAGCTTGTCGCTGCCGATGATGCTCGGGTCGTAGACCTTCAGGCCCTCGTAGACGGCCGTGACCTGGCTCGGCTTCACGCCGGCGCCGCGGGCGACGTAGGCCTTGGCGGAGCGGACGGCAACAGCCTGGCCGACGGTGGCCCGGCCGACGTTGGGGGTGCTGGCGTCCGGAAGGACCTCGCCGGAGGCGGAGACGATGCGGTTGTCCTCGTCGAGCTGCACGGCGAGCTCGCCACCGAGCACCTCGACGCCGTCGATCTCCTGCACGACGCGCACGGTGGTGTTGCCGGTGACCTGCTCGTGGACGCGGTCGGCCTTCACCTCCGAGCGCCTGCCCAGGCCGAACTCGTTGGCGTGCTGCTCGACGAAGGCGCGCGCGGCAGTCTTCGGGCTCGAGGAGGCGCGGATGCCCTTCGGCGGAGCGAGGGGCTTGCCGGCCTTCGTCCCGACGAAGTTCACGACCCCGCCTTCGCCGTGGACCTCGGCGCGGGCCCCGAACCCCTCGTCGGACGGGGCCGCGGAGGAGGTCGACACGAGTCCCGTGGCGGTGGACACGGTCAGCGCGAGGATCATCCCCGCCGCAGCCGTGGTTCTGGTCAGTGGTCGCATGAGTTCCTTCTCCCCCAAAGACGTCGAGCGGACAGGCTTCGCATCGTATGCGGCTCGTCCGACAATCACACAGACTTAGGGGCACCTACTGGGGGGTACGGCTCCGAACGGCCGCATTCGTCCAGGATACGTCCGCTGGCCCACCCATCGGACCTTCGCTGGCGCCCTGCCGGCCCACGGCGGAGACTTCGCCGGTGAACCTCTACTGGCGCCTCATCTGGCTCGTGCTGACCACCAAACGACGCCCTCGGACTCTGTTGTGGGGCACCACCCGATCGCCCTTCCGGGTGCTGCCGAGCGACCTCGACGGCCTGGGCCACATGAACAACGCCAAGTACTTCGGCTTCATGGACCTCGGCCGGGTTGACCAGATGCTGCGCTCCGGGCTGTGGCAGATGTGCCAGGAGCGTGGGTGGTACTCGGTCGTGGCGAGCCAGACGATCCGCTACCGCCGCTCGCTCAAGCCGTGGCAGCGCTTCGACCTCCAGACCCAGGTGATCGGCTTCGACGAGAAGGCGATGTACATCGAGTCGCGCTTCATGCAGCGGGGCACGCTCGCGGCGCACGCGGTGGCCCAGGTCCGCTTCCTGCGGAAGAAGGGCGGAGACGTGGCGCCGGACGAGGTGAAGGAGCTGATCCCCGAGGCCCCCGAGCTCGACCTGCCCGAGTGGGTGAGC includes these proteins:
- a CDS encoding M4 family metallopeptidase; this encodes MRPLTRTTAAAGMILALTVSTATGLVSTSSAAPSDEGFGARAEVHGEGGVVNFVGTKAGKPLAPPKGIRASSSPKTAARAFVEQHANEFGLGRRSEVKADRVHEQVTGNTTVRVVQEIDGVEVLGGELAVQLDEDNRIVSASGEVLPDASTPNVGRATVGQAVAVRSAKAYVARGAGVKPSQVTAVYEGLKVYDPSIIGSDKLPGARTVHAVEVSYSDHVRRQVFVDAQLGAIVDAFDEIHAAKNRRVCDAGNTPNGVPCSNSVLTEGGNVNAMNAEVRQAYTYSGATYDWFKAQFNRDSIDGKGMPLVSTVRYCDPDSGCPYANAFWNGSQMTYGAGYASADDVVGHELAHGVTERSSRLFYSYQSGAINESISDIFGEFVDLATSSPNDAAADRWKLGESLPIGAIRNMANPNQFNQPARMNDPLYYRGRGDNGGVHYNSGVGNKAASLMTDGGSFNGQTVSGLGVTKTAAIWYEANTGILTSASDYQDLARALRQACKNLVGTKGISYSNCTQVDKAVKATQMDIARSNAKDMKTCKKVKWSFSDGLEKGGKKWKAQRPWFAPGNPNNLGFDATYASTGKKNLWGFDRPGNWFPDSKKGKSKDYSVRTKKKVKVPKHKSSFLRFKHAYLFDTDNGKNYDGGRVEYSLNGKKWFDVFKGKYPNKVHKVSAKKSLNSKFAGKRAFAGESGGYRTTVVKFPKKARGKKVFVRFRIATEASVNIYALGWFIDDIGVGRCK
- a CDS encoding HAD family hydrolase is translated as MTTSDAPKADEDGAFPPPAPPRLVATDLDGTLLGPDGAVSAYTREVLLALEERNVPVVFVTGRPIRWMEHLWEEVGGHGLAILSNGGIVYDVASHSVRRARTIAPDVLVRVARLLRSAVPGTTFALEKTTGFSREPDFMPRLKIGTDPGVPVAPLEELVDGEVVKLLARHEAQEPEEFWRLAEEAVGHEVTTTWSSVGTLVEISGAGVTKATTLAELCGDLGVTRSEVVAFGDMPNDLPLLDWAGHAYAMENAHPSLRAGARHVAPHHAADGVARTLARLFGL
- a CDS encoding HAD family hydrolase, which produces MAETQIQQEVSRSGAEPAPGWRPALVALDIDGTLLAWVDGQDVPYETIRQPVYDAVHRARDAGAHIVLASGRSPHGMTTIADLLNLPLEGSPEDPTPDVDDRLWVVASNGSVIFRYPPQEVVHEEVFDAAPAVRAILEHHPDALVAAEERSLGGYLVNRPFPPGELNGEQVITPVEEIVGKPVNRVVVRDPESTAEDFLDTAAKLGLHGTDYVVGWSAWMDFAPAGVSKASGLQHVCDALGVDPVDVLAIGDGRNDLEMLAWAGRGVAMGQAIEEVRAAADAVTATVNDDGVAVELNRWFGRD
- a CDS encoding acyl-CoA thioesterase, whose protein sequence is MNLYWRLIWLVLTTKRRPRTLLWGTTRSPFRVLPSDLDGLGHMNNAKYFGFMDLGRVDQMLRSGLWQMCQERGWYSVVASQTIRYRRSLKPWQRFDLQTQVIGFDEKAMYIESRFMQRGTLAAHAVAQVRFLRKKGGDVAPDEVKELIPEAPELDLPEWVSAWAEAVRRA
- a CDS encoding diacylglycerol kinase family protein translates to MLDRTRPKLLTAAGACALLFVALAFAVTWERTPLAGLDDLGQEAAAWTARHDLLTQVLLVVEDVFNTIGMTILTLLLAGALLWKKHPRAALITVVVMAVTSLLTTGLKLLLSRDRPDWQEALGLHDTLSFPSGHASSITAYTALLAVLAVIFVRKQTMRRIAVTGLGLVWLLVILDRVLLGRHYPTDVIAGALLALTVLFVALVWFDPRPRSIAQKIEPLPEVYSSRKRLAVVLNPIKVEDVGAFRDLVTNLARDAGWHEPSWHYTTVEDSGTGMAAAAAADGVDLVLVCGGDGTVREVCAELAGSGIPVGIIPAGTGNLLARNLDIPLYIRSAIDVGLNGQDRAIDMVEVTGDGIDTSHFMVMAGMGFDAAIMEGVNDDIKKRIGWMAYILSGLKSLMFPAVKVEISMDGEPPTTHWVRTVVVGNVGYLQAGMPLLPDATIDDGQIDVVLLHPKRFLSWVPLAARVMVRSKRTDSTIDRLTGASVSIRAAIATPRQLDGDSIGEGKELTMTCVPGRLLVRVPR
- the serS gene encoding serine--tRNA ligase; translated protein: MIDPRLLRESPDRVRASLAKRGHSDEVVDRALAADTARREAIAAFEAKRGEQKQLGKLIPKATGEEKAELLARTKTLAADVKAAEAAQNAAEEAWQTAIREMPNLTHDDTPEGGEDDSVVIETVGTPRDFAAEGFEPRDHIELGKILGAIDLDRGAKVSGSRFYFLTGVGAELEFALVNMAMEQAREAGFTQVIAPSLVKPRAMEGTGFLGQAADDVYRIEGEDLYLVGTSEVAMAAYHSDEILDATSLPRRYAAFSPCFRKEAGSHGKDTKGIIRVHWFDKVEMFVYTTLEEAEAEHQRLLAWERAFMDKLELAYQVVDIAAGDLGLSATRKFDLEAWIPTQGKYRELTSTSNCTDFQARRLDIRTRTDEGSTVPVATLNGTLTAITRAIVAVLETHQQADGSVRVPKALQKWLGREVLEPVNPVG
- a CDS encoding DUF4446 family protein — encoded protein: MSYLAVPALLLSVVAVVFSVVALRRTAGSRPAVAGASPLPEDVVGLRREVAALQAASQGALRHLSVVRYDAFGDVGGHLSWSVALLDDAGDGVVLSSIHGRSEARTYAKTISSWSSEAQLSPEEQEAVAHARG
- a CDS encoding prephenate dehydratase; translated protein: MSATEKTRRIAYQGEPGANSHIVCAQHYPDHEAVPCASFEDVFAAVEGGDADLAMIPIDNSLAGRVADIHHFLPASSLHIVGEHFLRITFNLMALPGADESTIRTVHSHVHALGQCRNVIRELGARPVTAGDTAGAAREVSESGDITQAALAPPLAAEIYGLEVLRTEVEDEDHNTTRFVVLSPDYVKAPAGQGPVVTSFIFNVRNLPAALYKALGGFATNGVNMTKLESYMVGGEFAATQFLAEVDGHPDEPALARALEELAFFTTDIKVLGVYPAAPERAQRT